One region of Pseudomonas alvandae genomic DNA includes:
- a CDS encoding RHS repeat-associated core domain-containing protein, producing MAQNVHAAREGDAILHPPLAAELMSALAEAVVYAAATALVAAAIAGTVVAVVGTGGAAAVLVPVIAGALVGGASMIPIGDKSIGEAITDGCDSLANSVFPAEPFGKIESGSQDTRINGKAAARAAGRSTGGSGADASEEEAEPSFLDNVGAMAMSAAPMLLPVLGLGMAIYDIFNPPVTTQAAPGTEPADQDKVTCERHPPMPDTYIAQGSSKVLINGQPAARAGDKTTCDATIDSDANVSPNVRIGGEPLTVRDIRNGKSKIAQFTGMVAGMLISRKIKLRPRPKGSPKPLPRIRPCKGNPVIVSTGSKVLGGPEDHDFTLPGLLPIEWARGYDSNDLRSDGLFGMGWSVPYEVEILRVPHPEDGELWIYVDEEGTRLELGCLKAGDAFVSVLDGLALFQLEDGQTVVEDIYTGLYQVFQNDPHNPKRSRLIKLGDRNLNTLGLLYDQTGRLHYLCDGLSRTTIRLSYDTQHPKRVSQVERLYIKLGDDPQVEQTEVLASYRYTQSGQLQEVLDATGQVLRRFTYTAQGYLDSHTLPSGATRQYQWQRFKVPEQRPQSVRSDGSPCNFPPLLEPQPDHEWRVIRHWGSDGEDYRFEYDLEKGETHVTDSLGRQDHYYWGPFYEIYKHIDPMGHCWQEDVLSGQLLKSIDPQGGQWQYGYDELGRLIETRDPLGRCERIRYTRHWALPLSIADGAGRTQRFGYDGQGNLLWEQDPLGRKTQYRYNAQGQVECITDPLDKHKYLRWNVHGQLLNYRDCSNHETHYRYDQRGLLSETINARGEHTHYRYDARGYLIESQRPDGRIDRYDIDAAGQLTAYTDPAQRITRLRYDRSGRLIQRVDALGHSVEFGYDAYHRLLHLSNENRECYRFEWDVMDRLLAQQDLDGSGRIYQYNPLGDVTGIHHIPAPNAEPDLDGKDRAESPTPLQHHFERDALGRLIRKRTDDGVTAYAYDNADNLLSIAFIDKQGEEQRLDYAYDALGQLLSETNSAGLLQYKYDELGNLETLTLPDQRQLNHLYYGSGHLHQINLGGRVISDFERDALHEEVLRTQGALHTRTRYDRNGRLSQKALHYQNVAREVLPLLQKDYQYDASDNLVAEILTQTQRPGGSRSTAAANDDSLIGRFHGHSSTGNSYQGSTSYGYNPVEQIQSMHRNSPTALGQHIESLNYDPAGNLFDGYRVNGLIKHNRVHVYQDKRYRYDRFGRLSEKRIGSSRIQRFEYDAEHRLIKVHQQNGALRQRVVFGYDPLGRRISKQVYHDDASEPSHRTLFHWQGLRLLEEVQDGRPSLYVYADPGSYEPLARLDGKPGSEAIFYFHTNLAGLPEQLTDTDGHTVWHSEYRAWGRTRDEWHDRQAGGEQNLRFQGQYLDRETGLHYNTFRFFDPDVGRFTQPDPIGLAGGLNLCQYAPNAIGWIDPLGLETIRLRHYTSNQGLEGIKNSMVIKAGDQNSVFATKAKGKPLSMADAAKKFKIRPHHARNHIDFDIDTGRVEFRKNNLGVEEFKIKGDVVLDKKTTSFNKRCP from the coding sequence ATGGCGCAGAACGTCCATGCCGCCAGGGAAGGAGACGCGATCCTTCACCCACCATTGGCTGCCGAGCTGATGAGTGCATTGGCAGAAGCGGTTGTCTACGCTGCCGCGACCGCTCTCGTTGCGGCGGCTATCGCCGGGACCGTTGTGGCGGTGGTGGGCACGGGCGGTGCGGCGGCAGTACTCGTCCCTGTGATTGCTGGAGCACTGGTAGGCGGTGCCAGCATGATTCCCATCGGTGACAAGAGCATCGGTGAAGCCATCACCGACGGGTGTGATTCCCTTGCCAACAGCGTGTTCCCGGCAGAGCCATTCGGCAAGATTGAAAGCGGCTCGCAAGACACCCGCATCAACGGAAAGGCCGCAGCTCGGGCCGCAGGGCGCAGCACAGGAGGCAGCGGCGCGGACGCCTCCGAAGAGGAGGCAGAACCGTCATTTCTGGACAATGTCGGAGCAATGGCGATGTCCGCCGCGCCCATGCTCTTACCTGTGCTAGGGCTGGGCATGGCGATCTACGACATCTTCAACCCTCCTGTCACCACACAAGCAGCCCCGGGAACAGAGCCAGCAGACCAGGATAAGGTTACCTGCGAACGCCATCCCCCTATGCCCGATACCTACATCGCGCAAGGGTCCAGCAAGGTGCTCATCAACGGACAGCCGGCAGCCCGAGCCGGCGACAAGACCACGTGCGATGCAACCATCGACAGCGATGCCAATGTCTCTCCCAACGTGCGCATCGGGGGTGAGCCGCTGACCGTGCGGGATATCCGCAATGGCAAAAGCAAGATTGCGCAGTTCACCGGCATGGTGGCCGGCATGTTGATCTCGCGCAAAATCAAGCTTCGGCCACGACCGAAGGGCAGTCCCAAACCGCTGCCGCGCATTCGTCCGTGCAAAGGCAACCCGGTGATTGTTTCAACCGGAAGCAAGGTGCTGGGCGGCCCCGAGGATCACGATTTCACCTTACCGGGCCTGCTTCCCATTGAATGGGCCAGGGGCTACGACAGCAACGACCTGCGCAGCGACGGCCTGTTCGGCATGGGCTGGAGCGTGCCCTACGAGGTGGAAATCCTGCGTGTGCCTCATCCCGAGGATGGCGAGTTGTGGATCTATGTCGACGAGGAAGGCACCCGTCTGGAACTGGGCTGCTTGAAAGCGGGCGATGCCTTTGTCAGCGTGCTCGATGGGTTGGCGCTCTTTCAACTGGAAGACGGGCAGACCGTGGTCGAGGATATCTACACCGGCCTCTATCAAGTCTTTCAGAACGACCCGCATAACCCGAAACGCTCACGCCTGATCAAGCTGGGTGATCGCAACCTGAATACGCTGGGGCTTCTCTACGATCAGACAGGGCGACTGCACTACCTGTGCGACGGGTTGAGCCGAACCACCATCCGACTGAGCTATGACACGCAACACCCGAAGCGGGTCAGCCAAGTGGAGCGGCTCTATATCAAGCTTGGCGATGACCCGCAGGTCGAACAGACCGAAGTACTTGCCAGCTATCGCTACACCCAAAGCGGCCAGTTGCAGGAAGTACTCGATGCCACAGGCCAAGTCCTACGTCGTTTCACTTACACGGCGCAAGGCTACCTCGATAGCCACACGCTGCCCAGCGGCGCGACCCGACAGTATCAATGGCAACGTTTCAAAGTTCCCGAACAACGTCCGCAATCCGTACGCTCAGATGGCAGCCCCTGCAACTTCCCGCCCCTGCTGGAGCCTCAGCCTGACCATGAGTGGCGCGTCATTCGCCATTGGGGCAGTGATGGCGAAGACTACCGTTTCGAGTACGACCTGGAAAAAGGCGAAACCCACGTCACCGACAGCCTCGGTCGCCAGGACCACTACTACTGGGGGCCCTTCTATGAAATCTACAAACACATCGACCCCATGGGGCACTGCTGGCAGGAAGACGTGCTCAGCGGCCAACTGCTCAAAAGCATCGACCCGCAAGGCGGCCAATGGCAATACGGTTACGACGAACTCGGCCGCCTGATCGAAACCCGCGACCCGCTGGGCCGCTGCGAAAGGATCCGCTACACCCGCCACTGGGCATTACCCCTGAGCATCGCCGATGGCGCCGGGCGCACTCAACGCTTCGGTTACGACGGCCAGGGTAATCTGCTTTGGGAGCAAGATCCCCTCGGCCGAAAGACCCAATACCGGTATAACGCCCAGGGCCAGGTCGAATGCATCACCGATCCTTTAGACAAACACAAATATTTGCGTTGGAACGTTCACGGGCAATTGCTCAACTACCGTGACTGCTCCAACCACGAGACCCACTACCGCTATGATCAACGCGGCCTGCTCAGCGAAACCATCAACGCCCGCGGCGAGCATACCCACTATCGGTATGACGCCCGCGGCTATCTGATCGAAAGCCAGCGCCCCGACGGCCGTATTGATCGCTACGACATTGATGCCGCCGGCCAGCTGACCGCCTACACCGACCCGGCCCAGCGCATTACCCGCCTGCGTTATGACCGTAGTGGCCGGCTTATCCAGCGGGTCGATGCCCTCGGCCACAGCGTCGAATTTGGCTACGACGCCTATCACCGCCTGCTGCACCTGAGCAATGAAAACCGCGAATGCTACCGCTTCGAGTGGGACGTGATGGACCGTCTGCTGGCCCAGCAGGACCTGGATGGCAGCGGACGTATTTATCAGTACAACCCGTTGGGGGATGTCACCGGCATCCACCATATTCCCGCGCCGAATGCCGAGCCCGATCTGGACGGCAAGGACAGAGCCGAATCACCCACCCCGCTGCAACACCACTTCGAGCGCGATGCCCTCGGTCGCTTGATCCGCAAACGCACCGACGACGGCGTCACCGCGTATGCCTACGATAACGCCGACAACCTGCTGTCGATTGCCTTTATAGACAAACAAGGTGAAGAGCAGCGGCTCGACTATGCCTACGATGCCCTCGGCCAACTGCTCAGCGAGACCAACAGCGCCGGTCTGCTGCAGTATAAGTACGACGAATTGGGCAACCTTGAAACCCTGACCCTGCCCGACCAGCGCCAGCTCAATCACCTGTACTACGGCAGCGGCCATCTGCATCAAATCAACCTGGGTGGCCGGGTGATCAGCGATTTCGAGCGCGACGCATTGCACGAGGAGGTGCTGCGCACCCAGGGCGCCCTGCACACCCGCACCCGTTACGACCGCAATGGCCGCCTCAGCCAGAAGGCGCTCCATTATCAAAATGTCGCCCGCGAAGTGTTGCCGTTGTTGCAGAAGGACTACCAGTACGATGCCAGCGACAACCTGGTGGCCGAGATACTGACCCAGACCCAGCGCCCTGGCGGCAGCCGATCGACCGCAGCGGCCAATGACGACAGCCTGATCGGGCGATTCCACGGCCACTCCTCGACCGGCAATTCGTATCAAGGCAGCACCAGCTACGGCTATAACCCTGTCGAGCAAATCCAGAGCATGCACCGCAACAGCCCGACGGCGCTGGGCCAGCACATCGAAAGCCTCAATTACGACCCGGCCGGCAACCTGTTTGATGGCTACCGGGTCAACGGGCTGATCAAGCACAACCGCGTACATGTGTATCAGGACAAGCGCTATCGCTACGACCGCTTTGGACGGCTGAGCGAAAAGCGTATCGGCAGCAGCCGCATTCAACGCTTCGAGTACGACGCCGAGCACCGACTGATCAAGGTGCATCAGCAGAACGGCGCCCTGCGCCAACGGGTGGTGTTTGGCTACGACCCGCTGGGCCGGCGGATCAGCAAACAGGTGTATCACGACGATGCCAGCGAGCCGAGCCACCGCACGCTGTTCCACTGGCAAGGCTTGCGCCTGCTCGAAGAAGTGCAGGACGGCAGGCCCAGCCTGTATGTGTATGCCGATCCGGGCAGCTATGAACCGCTGGCGCGCCTTGATGGCAAGCCCGGTAGCGAGGCGATCTTCTACTTCCATACCAACCTGGCCGGGCTGCCGGAACAGCTGACCGACACCGACGGTCACACGGTGTGGCACAGCGAATACCGGGCTTGGGGCAGAACGCGGGACGAGTGGCATGATCGGCAGGCAGGAGGTGAGCAGAACCTGCGCTTTCAGGGGCAGTACCTTGACCGCGAAACCGGGCTGCACTACAACACCTTCAGGTTTTTTGATCCGGATGTGGGGCGGTTTACCCAGCCGGATCCGATTGGGTTGGCGGGTGGGCTGAACCTCTGTCAATACGCGCCGAATGCGATTGGATGGATTGATCCGCTCGGCCTCGAAACTATTCGCTTACGGCATTACACGAGCAATCAAGGATTAGAGGGAATAAAAAATAGTATGGTAATTAAGGCCGGTGACCAAAATTCCGTATTTGCCACCAAAGCCAAAGGGAAGCCGCTGAGCATGGCCGATGCAGCTAAAAAATTCAAAATAAGACCGCACCACGCGCGAAACCATATTGACTTCGACATAGACACTGGAAGAGTAGAGTTCAGAAAAAACAATTTAGGCGTTGAGGAGTTCAAAATAAAAGGCGACGTCGTGCTAGATAAAAAAACAACCTCTTTCAACAAACGGTGCCCATAA
- a CDS encoding RHS repeat domain-containing protein, with protein sequence MNPTLNGRVISDFERDVLHEEVLRTQGALHTRTRYDRNGRLSQKALHYQNVAREVLPLLQKDYQYDASDNLVAEILTQTQQPGGSRPTAAANDDSLIGRFHGHSSTGKSYQGSTSYGYNPAEQIQSMHRNSPTALGQHIESLNYDPAGNLFDGYRVNGLIKHNRVHVYQDKRYRYDRFGRLSEKRIGSSRIQRFEYDAEHRLIKVHQQNGALRQRVVFGYDPLGRRISKQVYHDDASEPSHRTLFHWQGLRLLEEVQDGRPSLYVYADPGSYEPLARLDGKPGSEAIFYFHTNLAGLPEQLTDTDGHTVWHSEYRAWGRTRDEWHDRQAGGEQNLRFQGQYLDRETGLHYNTFRFFDPDVGRFTQPDPIGLLGGLNLYLYAPNSTGWVDPLGLTTDKVFESYEQARNAALKWLEKRGFRAEKETLGRFGDIKGTPIGMQTANGKVGFRVEFDDRNKAHINTWAGKEKGPHFMFNSTRSIVSRIQKTFSKLSRSLSCGV encoded by the coding sequence ATGAACCCCACCCTTAACGGCCGGGTGATCAGCGATTTCGAGCGCGACGTATTGCACGAGGAGGTGCTGCGCACCCAGGGCGCCCTGCACACCCGCACCCGTTACGACCGCAATGGCCGCCTCAGCCAGAAGGCGCTGCATTATCAAAATGTCGCCCGCGAAGTGTTGCCGTTGTTGCAGAAGGACTACCAGTACGATGCCAGCGACAATCTGGTGGCCGAGATACTGACCCAGACCCAGCAACCTGGCGGCAGCCGACCGACCGCAGCGGCCAATGACGACAGCCTGATCGGGCGATTCCACGGCCACTCCTCGACCGGCAAGTCGTATCAAGGCAGCACCAGCTACGGCTATAACCCTGCCGAGCAAATCCAGAGCATGCACCGCAACAGCCCGACGGCGCTGGGCCAGCACATCGAAAGCCTCAACTACGACCCGGCCGGCAACCTGTTCGATGGCTACCGGGTCAACGGGCTGATCAAGCACAACCGCGTACATGTGTATCAGGACAAGCGCTATCGCTACGACCGCTTTGGACGGCTGAGCGAAAAGCGTATCGGCAGCAGCCGCATTCAACGCTTCGAGTACGACGCCGAGCACCGGCTGATCAAGGTGCATCAGCAGAACGGCGCCCTGCGCCAACGGGTGGTGTTTGGCTACGACCCGCTGGGCCGGCGGATCAGCAAACAGGTGTATCACGACGATGCCAGCGAGCCGAGCCACCGCACGCTGTTCCACTGGCAAGGCTTGCGCCTGCTCGAAGAAGTGCAGGACGGCAGGCCCAGCCTGTATGTGTATGCCGATCCGGGCAGCTATGAACCGCTGGCGCGCCTTGATGGCAAGCCCGGTAGCGAGGCGATCTTCTACTTCCATACCAACCTGGCCGGGCTGCCGGAACAGCTGACCGACACCGACGGTCACACGGTGTGGCACAGCGAATACCGGGCTTGGGGCAGAACGCGGGACGAGTGGCATGATCGGCAGGCAGGAGGTGAGCAGAACCTGCGCTTTCAGGGGCAGTACCTTGACCGCGAAACCGGGCTGCACTACAACACCTTCAGGTTTTTTGATCCGGATGTGGGGCGGTTTACCCAGCCGGATCCGATTGGGTTGTTGGGTGGGCTGAACCTCTATCTGTATGCGCCGAATTCAACGGGGTGGGTAGATCCGCTTGGTTTAACCACTGACAAGGTCTTTGAGTCATATGAACAGGCTAGAAATGCGGCTTTGAAATGGCTTGAGAAGCGAGGATTCCGGGCCGAGAAGGAAACACTAGGGCGCTTTGGAGATATAAAGGGAACGCCGATTGGAATGCAGACGGCTAACGGAAAAGTCGGTTTCAGAGTTGAGTTTGACGATAGAAACAAGGCTCACATCAACACTTGGGCAGGTAAGGAAAAAGGTCCCCACTTCATGTTCAACTCAACAAGATCAATTGTCTCCAGAATACAAAAAACATTCAGCAAACTTAGTCGCTCACTTTCATGCGGAGTATAA
- a CDS encoding RHS repeat-associated core domain-containing protein, whose protein sequence is MGDLETLTLPDQRQLNHLYYGSGHLHQINLGGRVISDFERDVLHEEVLRTQGALHTRTRYDRNGRLSQKALHYQNVAREVLPLLQKDYQYDASDNLVAEILTQTQRPGGSRSTAAANDDSLIGRFHGHSSTGNSYQGSTSYGYNPVEQIQSMHRNSPTALGQHIESLNYDPAGNLFDGYRVNGLIKHNRVHVYQDKRYRYDRFGRLSEKRIGSSRIQRFEYDAEHRLIKVHQQNGALRQRVVFGYDPLGRRISKQVYHDDASEPSHRTLFHWQGLRLLEEVQDGRPSLYVYADPGSYEPLARLDGKPGSEAIFYFHTNLAGLPEQLTDTDGHTVWHSEYRAWGRTRDEWHDRQAGGEQNLRFQGQYLDRETGLHYNTFRFFDPDVGRFTQPDPIGLLGGDNLYQYAPNPIVWIDPLGLSNNPISGTPLGEALEPVSARTGKTYQGQQIFQITKKTKVDDVKFKPGDYFYMDGMHKDHIETFSSKNPSKGVFNLDGRYNAAKSTRAANRIGPGC, encoded by the coding sequence TTGGGCGACCTTGAAACCCTGACCCTGCCCGATCAGCGTCAGCTCAACCATTTGTACTACGGCAGCGGCCACCTGCATCAAATCAACCTGGGTGGCCGGGTGATCAGCGATTTCGAGCGCGACGTATTGCACGAGGAGGTGCTGCGCACCCAGGGCGCCCTGCACACCCGCACCCGTTACGACCGCAATGGCCGCCTCAGCCAGAAGGCGCTCCATTATCAAAATGTCGCCCGCGAAGTGTTGCCGTTGTTGCAGAAGGACTACCAGTACGATGCCAGCGACAACCTGGTGGCCGAGATACTGACCCAGACCCAGCGCCCTGGCGGCAGCCGATCGACCGCAGCGGCCAATGACGACAGCCTGATCGGGCGATTCCACGGCCACTCCTCGACCGGCAATTCGTATCAAGGCAGCACCAGCTACGGCTATAACCCTGTCGAGCAAATCCAGAGCATGCACCGCAACAGCCCGACGGCGCTGGGCCAGCACATCGAAAGCCTCAATTACGACCCGGCCGGCAACCTGTTTGATGGCTACCGGGTCAACGGGCTGATCAAGCACAACCGCGTACATGTGTATCAGGACAAGCGCTATCGCTACGACCGCTTTGGACGGCTGAGCGAAAAGCGTATCGGCAGCAGCCGCATTCAACGCTTCGAGTACGACGCCGAGCACCGACTGATCAAGGTGCATCAGCAGAACGGCGCCCTGCGCCAACGGGTGGTGTTTGGCTACGACCCGCTGGGCCGGCGGATCAGCAAACAGGTGTATCACGACGATGCCAGCGAGCCGAGCCACCGCACGCTGTTCCACTGGCAAGGCTTGCGCCTGCTCGAAGAAGTGCAGGACGGCAGGCCCAGCCTGTATGTGTATGCCGATCCGGGCAGCTATGAACCGCTGGCGCGCCTTGATGGCAAGCCCGGTAGCGAGGCGATCTTCTACTTCCATACCAACCTGGCCGGGCTGCCGGAACAGCTGACCGACACCGACGGTCACACGGTGTGGCACAGCGAATACCGGGCTTGGGGCAGAACGCGGGACGAGTGGCATGATCGGCAGGCAGGAGGTGAGCAGAACCTGCGCTTTCAGGGGCAGTATCTTGACCGCGAAACCGGGCTGCACTACAACACCTTCAGGTTTTTTGATCCGGATGTGGGGCGGTTTACCCAGCCGGATCCGATTGGGTTGTTGGGTGGGGATAACCTCTATCAATACGCGCCGAACCCGATTGTGTGGATTGATCCGTTAGGCCTTAGCAATAACCCCATTAGCGGCACGCCATTAGGAGAAGCACTCGAGCCAGTGTCGGCCAGAACAGGAAAGACATATCAAGGCCAACAAATATTCCAGATCACGAAAAAGACGAAAGTTGACGATGTAAAATTTAAGCCCGGCGACTACTTTTATATGGATGGCATGCACAAGGATCATATAGAAACCTTCTCATCAAAAAACCCATCAAAAGGCGTTTTCAATCTTGACGGTAGATACAACGCTGCAAAATCTACTCGCGCCGCAAACCGAATCGGCCCAGGCTGTTAA